CGAGGGATACAGATTGATCTCGGAGCAGGTGAGCCACCACCCTCCCGTCAGTGCCTTCCATGCCCAGTCTCTAAAGCAAGAGTTCGAGTTTCATGGCTCCATCTACCCAAAACTCAAGTTCTGGGGCAAAAGTGTGGAGGCTGAGCCGAAAGGCACCATGACACTTGAGTTACTGAAGTGAGTATTTTTCAGGTAATTTTTTGGTATTTAATTAGCTTTGTTGTGGTTGTGCTTCTTAGCTGGGTTTGATTGTTTTGATTATATGTTAGTGAGTGGCTTTTCTTAAAAGCTCTAAGTTTGTTGCTCACTCTGATGTTTACACTGTAGTTTGTCGATAAACTTTGTGAAAATATGAAATTTTATTGCACCTTTTACACTGGCTCTTCAAGGTGTGAATTTCACACCATTATGCCATCTGGCCGATCTGTATAAAAGGTGCAACTGCAGAACAGGACAGCTGGTCGGATTAACAGGACGTTTTGACGACATATTATGCATGTGACCCACCACgggaaatttaaaaagtagctgttagcagttagcggctaactcgaagaagaacagcagttgaaaatgtccacaaattgggacaACAATGCGGTCTGCGAGCTCCTTACCCTTGCAGCAGATGACGAAATTGGCTACCATATAACAGAAACCACCaattgtgtaattttttttacattaaagtttttgtatggattaaacaaatgagTTATAATGTCTTAAtacctttggacagagtcaCGCTAGCAGTTTCCCCGTTTCctgtcttcatgctaagctaagctaagctaaccagctgctatGTATGTACACTGGTGGCGCTGTATTGATAGTACTAGGGTACTAGGGTTTAAAAGTCGGAACAACATTTTTGCCGTCAGGTGTTTTACTCTGGAAGAGCAAAACGTTTTTGACCACTGTGGCACGGGACAGTGTGCAACATGCTGTGTGTTCGGTTTGAATGAAAGATAAATAAATGGACATTTGTTCAGCCTGTGTTTTGtggtataaataaatatgatgatTATTCTGCAACTGGAACCTGCAGTTCATTGTCTGAACTCAACATAACCAAGGCAAAGCACGTCTGGCTGGGTGTAACATCCATGTAGCTGCAAGTAATAGGCTTAGCTCCTACAAGCGTCATATTTAACAGACCAACATCAGAGTGGCATCCGTCTTCTCTTCTAACTTTTGGCAAGAAAATAAAGCATATGTGTatctcccaaaatgttgaactgttcctttaagattCTGTGAATTTCTTCCAGACATAAAGAAGCGTACACGTGGACAAACCCAATGTGTTGTGTGCACAACATCATCCTCGGAAAACTCTGGATTGAGCAATATGGAACCGTGGAGATAGTCAACCACAGGTAGGGTGTCAAATACTTCACTTCAAGACTTAAACTCGCTGGAACATTGATCATTgattgactttttttgtttcattcatcaGCACGGGAGATAAGTGTGTGTTGAACTTTAGACCGTGCGGCATGTTTGGGAAAGAGCTGCACAAAGTCGAAGGTTATATCCAAGACAAAAGGTTAGAGCACAACAACACTGTTAACAGCCAGCGGTTGTGATTAATTGTCAGAGAACTGATTGGattctctttgttgttgaaccAGTAAGAAGAAGCGGCGAGTGATCTATGGGAAGTGGACGGAGTGCATGTACAGCGTGGACCCCAAGGTTTACGAAGCATACAAGAAGTCAGAGAAGAAGACGGGGGGAGAATCAAAAAAGCTGAAACAGGTAAGCGGCGCTCAGATTTACAGTCGACTCTGCTTCGACTGACATCTGAGATGAAATGCTGCTCAGAGTTTGATCACCGGTTTGTCTTTGACATGTTTTATCTGTCTTACAACGTGAAGTAATCTGTGACTCATCACTCTGAATTCTTTTCTCAAATGGTATCTTTTCCTTTCACAATAACATGCAGTGGCATTAGTAGAAGGTAAGGTAAAAGTGTATTTGATATCTGTAGTGTGCTACTGCTGTTGTCTAGTTCGAGTTATGTTCAAAGTGTATGATTAGATCATTGCCAGCACTAATCCATAATGTCTTGCAATGACATGCATTGTTGCTTGAGAGACGTGTTGAATCTGTGGCAACCGTAGTTCTGTGGATCACTTGTTTGCACATGAACTGTACGTACTGTGAGCTTCAGCTCGTTAGTCCAGgtataaattatgttttttatctgtgtgtgtgtgtgtgtgtgtgtgtgtgtgtgtgtgtaggaacaTGATTGTGAAGGCGAGGAAGCAGATGATATGCCAGAAGTTCAAGAGACTGTGACTGTGATACCAGGAAGTGCCTTACTGTGGAGGATAACGCCGCGGCCTGCTCACTCAGCACAGGTCaatatctctctcacacacacacacacacacacacacacacacacacacacacacactaggtatgaaagaaaaaacagagactATATTCTAATTAAGTTTATTAATTAAGATAACGTTATTTCGGAGccttaggccctgatcacacagaaagtgttttgcaggtcgCAAAATGGCTTTTCTTTAAATTGAATGCAACTAGTGAAAAAAATGCTTGTTGCGCCTTTTTACTGTTGTCAGGCAACCACACACTCATCTCCTTATTCTAACCTTcccgtgtaatcaatctaccgttcatttatttattttattttatttattgtcacagtaattagtatctagttcctaaaatcctcaggcagagggtacttgctgtagctctggttgagggtgagaggctgtcagcaaatagtttgttgggcccagggaaacggagatctgtgtgggtacatgagaccctaaaaaagagggtggatcatgggaagtaccaccagttggtccaggagctttgtCTCTTGATGGctatttccaggcatattttaggatgactcagagGCACTTTGACAACCAGCTGTCTATCGTCGGGTCGTgcagctctgggtatccagcaaccgcaaccaccagtttctcctccattgtttaccaactgtaaacttgttgtcctgaccaccacagaaggcccgataacggaaaaaaagagatgacgaaaagagatgatgtggagtgtttttccactcttagctgaagttttttcaactcaaggagttcggagcgctctggcaaaaacgccaggctCCTAAAGTGCAGAAACACAAGGCGCAACTTAAAAACTGCGAGCCAAAAACTTCATtcttattaaaaataattacaagaaggcgcctccagctgctaaaatgctctCTGTTTGATCAGGGCCTTACTGGGCAGAGCCTCTTTTCCTCCAGGCAGCTTCCAACGTGTACGCAGCTGTATGTACCAAAGAGCAGCGTGAAAGTGAGAAGCACTCACTCTGtagctaaatctggggaccgCAATGTCCCTAGAAGTATACTGCACACTGACtcgacttgaagcaatctcaatctgatgattcaaatctctgactttcagCCGTTATGTTGAGTGCAGTTCCTTCCTCATGAAACACTTGTCAAGCTTAAGATTTATTACTTAATATTGTTAATTCCTGGATTGttgatgtcagtgtttgttaGCTTGCAGTCTACTTCTTCACTACCTTTGATTAGACATTAGGGCTGAGGCGATAACCGCAACATTGCATTACAGCACTATAGACAAGTCAACCACAGGGGACAGCAAGCCACCACTGTAACCgctatgttcatgtttttttctgttttttgtgggAGCACCATGTATTTAAAGCATGACAAGGCGTTGATCTTATATTCTGTGCTGAGCGCTGCATGTTtgaggtgtttttttctggtcactgagttgaaaaatattcaactttTGGATAAAATGCTGCAGCTActcgtcactgtcactttcTACCCTTTCAAAAGTAGCACAATACATTGAGATTTGTTGAATTAGCTGATTTATCTGCCTGCCAAATCACTTTATGAACACAGACTTTGATCCTTCTGTGTAGATGTATAACTTCACCAGCTTTGCCATGACACTAAACGAACTGGAGCCTGGCATGGAGAGACTACTGGCGCCAACAGACTGCCGGCTGAGGCCCGACATCAGAGCCATGGAGAATGGAGACATAGGTAACACCTACCTCACATTAACTGttccttccacacacacacaacccttgTATGGTTCTGTAAAGGCTTCTTCAttcatgtttctgtctttcttacAGACTTATCGAGTTTGGAGAAAGAGCGGTTAGAGGAGAAACAAAGAGCTTCACGTAGGGAACGCTCCAAGGATGAGGAGGAGTGGGCAAccaggtgtgtgtttgacacAGAATTCAAAGTTCAAGTTCAAGGTCTTGTAGATAAAGCCCCCTCTCAGACATGCACCATGTTGCATAAATGTCATGACAGTTTaacatgacagaaaaacacGGAGTCACTTTTACATAAAAGTCATGAC
This genomic stretch from Epinephelus moara isolate mb chromosome 16, YSFRI_EMoa_1.0, whole genome shotgun sequence harbors:
- the LOC126402792 gene encoding oxysterol-binding protein-related protein 2-like; the protein is MNSEEEFYDAETGLESDDSCEVSFKDALVFDCKQVTDGSATQENGVWERRKSLPAEMISRSNFSVWSILKKCIGMELSKIAMPVVFNEPLSFLQRMSEYMEHTHLIHKACSLSDSIDRMQVVAAFAVSSVASQWERTGKPFNPLLGETYELIREDEGYRLISEQVSHHPPVSAFHAQSLKQEFEFHGSIYPKLKFWGKSVEAEPKGTMTLELLKHKEAYTWTNPMCCVHNIILGKLWIEQYGTVEIVNHSTGDKCVLNFRPCGMFGKELHKVEGYIQDKSKKKRRVIYGKWTECMYSVDPKVYEAYKKSEKKTGGESKKLKQEHDCEGEEADDMPEVQETVTVIPGSALLWRITPRPAHSAQMYNFTSFAMTLNELEPGMERLLAPTDCRLRPDIRAMENGDIDLSSLEKERLEEKQRASRRERSKDEEEWATRWFQLGTNPHTGAEDWLYTGGYFDRNYTDCPNIY